The Candidatus Binatia bacterium genome includes the window CGACTTCCCGAAGCGCAGCACGCTGCTGATCGACACCTACGACACCGAGGAAGGCGCGCGGGTCGCGGCGCGCGTCGCGAGCGAGCTGCGCCCGGAAGGGATCACGGTGCAGGGCGTACGCCTCGACTCGGGCGACCTGCTCGAGCTGTCGCGCTCGGTGCGCCGCATCCTCGACGACGCGGGACATCCCGAGATCGAGATCTTCGCGTCGGGCGACCTCGACGAGCACGCGATCGCGAAGCTCCTCGCGGCGGGCGCGCCGATCGACGCCTTCGGCGTCGGCACCAAGCTCGGCACGAGCCACGACGCGCCGTCGCTGTCCGTGGTCTACAAGCTCGTCGAGGACGTGCGCGGGCCGAAGATCAAGCTCTCGACGCACAAGATGACCGCGCCCGGACGCAAGCAGGTCTACCGCGTCGGCGCGGGCGAGGACGCGTACGACGTGATCGCGCTCGCCGACGAGCCGCCTCCCTCGGGCGGCCGTCCGCTCCTCGAGCGCGTGTTGGCGGACGGCCGGCGCCTGCGGCCGCGCGGCAGCGTGGACGAGGCGCGCGAGCGGCGGCGGGCCGCGGTCGAGCGTCTGCCAGCGCGTCTGCGCTCGCTCGCGCCGGTCGAGGAGCCCTACCCCGTGCGGCGCTCCGCGGCGCTCGAGGCGCTGATCGCGCAGCAGCGCGAGCGCGCGGCGACGACGCAGCGCTGAGGCGACGCCGAAGCAGCGCTCGGCGTCCCGAAGCGGGCTCGTCGGCGCGTGCCGGCGACGGTCGGTCTCGCGGCGGCCGGGGCACGGTCTCGGGACCTGCGGGGCGCGCCTCGCGGCGACGACGTCCGGGCCGCGCCGCCCGTACGCTCCGGCGCGGATCTGGGCTATGGTGCCGGCGATGTCGTTTCGCCCCGGCGGCCGTCCGCGCCTGTCCGGGCTGACGGCGCTGGTCGTCCTGTCGGCCCTGCTGGACGTCGTCTGCCCGCACGGCGCCGCCGCCGCGCAGCGCGCTTCCGCGGAAGCTGCGGAGCCTGTGGAATCTGCGGAAGCTGCGGAATCCGCGGGAGCGGACGCGCCGCACGTGCGCGCGACCCGCATCGATCAAGCAAGCTTTTGGTACGACACCACCGAGCCGCAGGCCGCGGGGGACGGGACGCTGTGGGCCGCGCCCGGTGCCGTGCAGCAGCTCGAGGCCGCGCTCCACGACGTCCTGCGCCGGCACGCGGACACCTTCTCGCAGCCGCCGCCGCTCGACATCGTGATCCGCGCGCCCGAGCGCACCGCCGTCGGCGGCAGCCTCGCCTGGTCGCGGTTGCTCGGCTCGTACAGCTGCGCGCGCCTGGTCGACGGCGTGGTGGTGATCGAGGTCGCGCCCAGCACGTTCGTCGGACGCGACGCGCTCGAGCCCGCCGAGCTGCGCTCGCTCCTCGCGCACGAGCTGGTGCACGCCTACCAGCTCGCGCGGGGCGACCACCGCGGCGACACCGTCGAGATCGCGCGCCGCGAGGTCGAGGCGCTCACCTGGGAGCTCGCGCACCTCGAGCCCGAGGTGCGCCCGTGGTACCGCGACGACCTGCTCTTCAACCTCGAGATGTACCGCGCGCTGCTCGGCGGCCGCTGAGCACCTCGACGCCGCCTGGCGGGCGGACGGCGCAGCGACTATGAAGCGGCGCCATGCGCGCCGCGGTCACCGGAGCGTCCGGGCTCGTCGGAGGCAACCTCGCGCTCGAGCTGCTCGCGCAGGGGCACGAGGTGCGCG containing:
- a CDS encoding nicotinate phosphoribosyltransferase, translated to MSASSEPPYAADVALLTDLYELTMAASYVEHDLDAEATFDLFVRALPPERAFLVACGLERALDYLETLRFDEASLAYLDGLGIFRPAFLDRLARLRFTGEVWAIPEGEVCFANEPLLRLTGPLVEVQIVETFLLNCVGFQTMIASKAARVALACGERRFVDFSARRDHGADAAVEGARAACIGGAVATSNVLAGKRYGLALAGTMAHSYVMSFASEYEAFRTFARDFPKRSTLLIDTYDTEEGARVAARVASELRPEGITVQGVRLDSGDLLELSRSVRRILDDAGHPEIEIFASGDLDEHAIAKLLAAGAPIDAFGVGTKLGTSHDAPSLSVVYKLVEDVRGPKIKLSTHKMTAPGRKQVYRVGAGEDAYDVIALADEPPPSGGRPLLERVLADGRRLRPRGSVDEARERRRAAVERLPARLRSLAPVEEPYPVRRSAALEALIAQQRERAATTQR